actaaagtaaaataacactaaagtcaacctgctgaagtcttaaatattaactaaagtaaattaacactaaagtcaacctgttgaagtcttaaatattaactaaagtaaaataacactaaagtcaacctgttgaagtcttaaatattaactaaagtaaaataacactaaagtcaacctgctgaagtcttaaatattaactaaagtaaattaacactaaagtcaacctgttgaagtcttaaatattaactaaagtaaaataacactaaagtcaacctgctgaagtcttaaatattaactaaagtaaattaacactaaagtcaacctgctgaagtcttaaatattaactaaagtaaattaacactaaagtcaacctgttgaagtcttaaatattaactaaagtaaaataacactaaagtcaacctgctgaagtcttaaatattatctaaagtaaattaacactaaagtcaacctgctgaagtcttaaatattatcTAAAGTAAAATAACTCTAAAGTCAACCTGCTGAAGTCTTTAATATTatctaaagtaaattaacactaaagtcaacctgttgaagtcttaaatattaactaaagtaaattaacactaaagtcaacctgctgaagtcttaaatattaactaaagtaaattaacactaaagtcaacctgctgaagtcttaaatattaactaaagtaaaataacactaaagtcaacctgctgaagtcttaaatattatctaaagtaaattaacactaaagtcaacctgctgaagtcttaaatattatcTAAAGTAAAATAACTCTAAAGTCAACCTGCTGAAGTCTTTAATATTatctaaagtaaattaacactaaagtcaacctgttgaagtcttaaatattaactaaagtaaattaacactaaagtcaacctgctgaagtcttaaatattaactaaagtaaattaacactaaagtcaacctgctgaagtcttaaatattaactaaagtaaaataacactaaagtcaacctgctgAAGTCTTAGTAGAATATGATCAGCCCATTTTGAGTCCTTGTACAAATCACGTTTGGTTCATATTACATTTCACTGTCGGCTGCTGATGTTAACATGTccgttctgtttcttttctttaaacagttaGAGACATTATTGAACCAGATAATAACTTTATTGTTAtctgaacacatgaagaaataTTCTGCCTGTTCCAAATATTAATGTtacatttcagcagcagcatcacggGGAGCGGAAGAAAGTCGAGCctgttatttttacagtctgtgcaTACTGAGCAGACTGAACAACTGTTAATGTTATTAATAatgcagaccatcaggacatattctattttactttaacagaccgtaaagtaaagttatataatgcagaccatcaggacatattctattttactttaacagaccgtaaagtaaagttatataatgcagaccatcaggacatattctattttactttaacagaccgtaaagtaaagttatataatgtagaccatcaggacatattctattttactttaacagaccataaagtaaagttatataatgcagaccatcaggacatattctattttactttaacagaccgtaaagtaaagttatataatgcagaccatcaggacatattctattttactttaacagaccgtaaagtaaagttatataatgtagaCCATCAGGActttttctattttactttaacagaccgtaaagtaaagttatataatgtagaccatcaggacatattctattttactttaacagaccataaagtaaagttatataatgcagaccatcaggacatattctattttactttaacagaccgtaaagtaaagttatataatgcagaccatcaggacatattctattttactttaacagaccgtaaagtaaagttatataatgtagaCCATCAGGActttttctattttactttaacagaccgtaaagtaaagttatataatgcagaccatcaggacatattctattttactttaacagaccgtaaagtaaagttatataatgtagaCCATCAGGActttttctattttactttaacagaccgtaaagtaaagttatataatgtagaccatcaggacatattctattttactttaacagaccgtaaagtaaagttattgtCGGTGATGCGCAACTATTTGCTGAATTTGACTACAGATCTGATCGCTCATTAATATGAATCTTGAGCACAGTAAAGTTATAGTTTCATCAAGCACAGCCAGCATAGTTTATCAGGTTTCCCCCCCTGATTCtttactgaaattaaaaaatatatataatgtgaCGGTACGACATGGAGCTTCAGTCAGTTGGCTAAGACGGCTGCAGTAGACTTAGTTAAAGGATGGGCGGATTATTAAACGTACAGACAAACCAGACAGACTAAGAATCACAGCAAACTGTTCTCTGGTGATGACGAACGCCACAAAGGAGGATTTTGGTCGATACTTCTGCATTCAGGAAAAACTGGGACAACGACAAGacggagaagctgtggttgatGTGGCTGTTGTTCCCAGTAAGTACATCATCATGTTTTTTACAATGACTGTTTGGAAGAGTTTTACACGAGTTGTCTTCCACCATTGAGTGTCTCTGCCTccttattttaaacaaaattgaagccaaaatcccCCCTAGGACAAGTGCTGACGTGTTGTGGATTTTGAGCTATAGTCTGTGCAGGAGGGATCAGCTGGTAAAGCGATTGTATTGACGTCCCGCCACTTCCTCTGACCAAAACAGTTCTCCCTCGCCCCCGGCCTCAGGGGTGTGTGAGAGAAATCTcgccttttcttttgtttaatagGCTTTCTGGTCAAAAAAATTAATAGGCTTTCtggtcaaaaaaatgaaaataattatatatatatatacattttattacattgttacaataataataataataaaaaatgaatgaataagttACGTCAGCAATGATTATAATATTgctcattgtatttaaagagacacacacacaccaaaacggagcgttctgagagagctggtttatacagggtcacaaacctcctctggtgcttgattcatgttatattttaaacaaagcacagcacagatgtttcatttagaccacaggggactgtttgaaaaggtggaggaggaggatcatatgtcctctttaacggTCTCGGTTTTTGTAAATTCAGAAAAACCCTGGAAGTGTTCACAGAAATGTCTGAGTTTAATACAGACCTTTGACTCAAATGGATAACTATAACCATTCTTCCTCAGTTTGCTTGTCTCTAATATCTGAGTCTGTGTTCCTGAGTGTGTTTTCtacaggtttctttttttcacctgCGGCTGCTAAATGAATTTCCTCTAagtcacaacaaaaaaaaacaaaaaacacataccCTACCCTAAGTACGaccaagaaaaacatcagatcCTCACATTTAGAAGCATAGAGACGTTGTTTATTTGGTATTTTTgcttcagaaaataaaaaataatattagaTTTGAAGTGGATAATCGTTAGAAGGACTCATTTTGTGGCTCTGAAGTGAAATCTTATCTGGTTTTGTTTGCAAATATTGCTTTTGCTCTTGGATTCTAAGGCTTCTGGGTAATGTAGTTCTAACCTGTAACTAATAACCAGGCAAAGAACAGAAATCAGACTACATGTTCCAGTGATATCACATTTGagtgttgaaatattttcattaccTTTCGATCTAACTTCATGGTGCTGATGTCACCTGTAGAGTTTCAGACTCTGGTGAACAAATGTAGTCTGAGTCTGGACTTCCTGCAGAGAACCGGAGGAAGGTGTGCACTCACCTGGGAGAATACTGAGTCGACATGAAGGTACTTATTACATTTCTAAAAACCTTCTCTGGAGAGACAAGAAACAGAAGAGTCTGGTCatttaagttatttttctttgaacGTGTGTCTTCTTATGGAGGCTACTTTATATAAATGAAGTGAAGATGAGAACTTGCTCATGATTTAAACTTAAGATCAATCACTTCCTTTAGGACAAATGCATATTTTTTCCTGCAGCCTTTTTCAGGTGCAActtgtatttcctttttttcatttcatgtaaaatcagaaatcagaacTTATCCCTCGGAGAACAATGAGAGCTGTTTTGTTTCACATTGTGGCCACACTGACACCTGCTGGTGAGCTCTTGTAAATGCAGCTCAGGGAAATCTGATTTAAGGTGCCATTTAATACAAAACGATCTTTAACTGCaggtaaaaactacaaatcaaaacatattATAAACAACCTTCACATCCCCCCCTCCTGTATTTTAttgctgttctgtgtttttatttgatcttagctttttttattgctactgtctttttttagttatttaCATAATCTGAAATCCTTGTTCCTCTTGGTCTTTGTTTTACTGCTGAAGCTGAATGGATAAACTCTGATATTTTGTTAAACACTGCTGGATTAAATTAGgagcatgtaaacacacagggTTACCTGTTTAACCCAGCTGAATGGGTCAAATATTCAACCCACACCGTGGTTAATTGTGACGATACTGCTGGttgagaaatgttctctgttgtaaacaagtaTCTCTCTCAAaccgctcctcttcctggaatGAATCGTAGTTCGATcagccctccctcttcttcctgctctcaaacacagcctgcTGCACTCTGTCCTCATACTTCatggttccctcccctttagatctacagtttgaggatgggtgtaaccaacaagaGCTGCACAGTCACATGCACATCCACATgctttgtagatcagaggtgaaacttgttttcagttatgaggaagtgaaactcagacagtcgttgttaccgagaggagaaatggcgcagaaaggagttcagctgAGCCGGGAAACCTTCtcttgttcgatctgtctggatctcctgaaggatccggtgactctttcctgtggacacagttactgcatgaagtgtattaaaagccactgggatacagaggatgagaagacagtctacagctgccctcagtgtagacaGACCTTCACAGCGAGGCCtgacctgaggaaaaacaccatgttggcagatttagtggaggagctgaagaagactggactccaagctgctcctgctgatcactgctatgctggatctgaagatgtggcctgtgatgtctgcaccgggagaaaactgaaagcctgtaagtcctgtctgcagtgtctggcttcttactgtgagaaacacctccagcctcattatgaagcagctccatttaagaaacacaagctggtggagccctccaagaagctccaggagaacgtctgctctcgtcatgatgaggcGATGAAGATCTGTCgcactgatcagcagtctatctgttatctctgctctgaggacaaacacaaaggtcatgacacagtctcagctgcagcagaaaggagcgagaagcagagagagctggaggtgagtcgacaaaacatccagcagagaatccaggacagagagaaagatgtgaagctgctccaacaggaggtggaggctatcaatgactccgctgataaaacagtggggaacagtgagaagatgttcactgagctgatccatctcatggagaaaagacgctctgatgtgaagcagcaggtcagatcccagcagcaaactgaagtgagtcgagttagagagcttcaggagaagctggagcaggagatcactgagctgaagaggagagacgctgagatgaagaagctgtcacacacacaggaccacaaccagtttctacacgactacccctcactgtcaccactcagtgaatctacacactcatccagcatcaagatccgtcctctgaggtactttgaggacgTGACAgaggctgtgtcagaagtcagagataaactacaggacgtcctgagagagaaatggacaaacatctcacagacagtgactgaagtgaatgttttactgtcagaaccagagcccaagaccagagctgagttcttaaaatattcatgtgacatcacactggatccaaacacagtaaacacagagctgttattatctgatgggaacagaaaagtaacattaacGAGTCAGACCAAtccttattctagtcacccagacagattcactgaatGGTGTtttcaggtcctgagtaaaaagagtctgactggacgttgttactgggaagtgaagaagagaggaagaggagtttctgtagcagtcacatacaagaatatcagcagagcagagagttCGAATGAGTGTAGatttggacgtaatgacaaatcttgggcgttaTATTGTAACAACAACAGATATAACTTTTATTACAACAATGTCAAGACTCGTGTCTCAGGTCCTtggtcctccagagtaggagtgtacctggatcacagagcaggtattctgtccttctacagcatctctgaaaccatgactctcctccacagagtccagaccacattcactcagcctctacatgctggactcgggttagatttatgttgttttggagactctgctgagttgtgtaaactgaaatagacagaagtcagtaacgagacagatgtttaacttgctgtgttttaaatcttcaacttgatttttatccaCGCTCGTTGATGAGATCTGATCgtggtcacctgtcaatcaaacttcaTGGACGGTACTTTGAActcttctcgtctgttctgtaaatgtttgaatgtctttaagtgacactccttcctgtgtctgtttagccgtggactctttcactgctcaggatgacttttgttcacctgaactgacatttctctgagtgataaatatcaacttctctctgctctccatgtttgattatttgttttcatacatttatattttctgttgtttctgttctgattcaggagtctgaagagagagagagagagcagcaaacttttctttcatgctgattttctcttctcaccactttgtacatttgtagaaaatctataaaatcacacttaaagaaatgagttagtcagaataaatgttgttgttcatattcaaagtgatgtaaaaatgtcctctgaggtgttttaaaaatgtaatcctcctgattaaatcaataaggagataaatcattgttttctgtgagtggagattctgatcaaacaaagtgattgtgtggatgaagtgaatgtgttcatgaaatgattgaacacactttactgatttgatgtgtgaacaaactgaagtttcaCATCCTGAATAAACTCACAtgaactaaatgttttcttctggtCTTCATTGCAAACGTTCaagtgaacaaaaaataaataaaaaacctgcTACTGTTTGTACCCGCTGAGCTTCTGTATTCAGGAAGTTCAGCAGGAAATAGATGAAGTCAaatagagggggaggagctacaGAAGAGAGGAATAATGACCAGGTTAAGTACTCTgcatatcactggaaaacattcatctgcTCTTTGTGAGGTATGCAATCAAGCAGAAGCAGGTGAACATGTACTTACTAAATGTAGGAAGTATGTAACACATAgacagaacaggaagtcagaaatggagagagagagggacttgtaagaagagaaaagtattttggagggtggtgaaagagggagaggccgaagatgcttgtttaaatctcttttGAGAACAGGTCTGTTGAGGGAtatttaaatccagcagatggcagtaatgacACTTTTCTGATGTCAGctgccaaagaagaagaagaagaagaagaagtattcAATTACAAAATCAGCTTTAAATCTAATTAATATAGATGTAAAGGTACCATTTGTAAAAACTGAATACAGAAGTAGAATCAAAGAAGGTCTTGAGTGGGAGTGGAAAGAAACTttaggagaaggaaaaaaaagaggcagacaTTATTTTAATCCACAACCTTTAATTAGGAAGTCTGTCAGTTATTCTGGAAAGTTAAAATAACTCGACTGAGGCTGGGTCACTGTGGGTTAAACCAATATTTACACTCTATAGGAAAACATCCCAGTGGGTTGTGTGAGTGTGGCGCTCCTGAAACAGTTATACACATATTACTACAATGTAAAAACTAAACCTTAcagccctcccctcccctggtatctccatggactccacctccagcctagaacaaagTTTGAGCaggtcctccatttttattctctctacagaggagtgatgtctacggggggggggggggggggtcattacatttaaagagacacacacaccaaaacggagcgttctgagagagctggtttatacagggtcacaaacctcctctggtgcttgattcatgttatattttgaccaaagcacagcacagatgtttcatttagaccacaggggactgtttgaaaaggtggaggagggggatcatatgtcctctttaatgtgaGGCTCTAGAGAGCAGCATATCAATCTGGACCACTGTAATCCTGAACTACACCTGGAGCTCCTTTTCAACAGGTCAAAACTCtcctttttatacatttagtGAAAGAGCCAATAAATGAACTTATCAGGTTGATCCCTCTGCATGATGAGCACGAGACATTCTGTCTGATATGCAAATtaatggaaaataaacacagcGGACTCAGTGTGCAAGGTGTCTGTGCgtaaagtttttttaatggagCTGAAAAAAATGGCCTCTGTACAAAGGCCTTTacacccactttttttttttatcatacttGTCACATAATGAgacagttacattttttaaatctacaagCAGTGTCTAACTTCCccaacagagaaaagaaaagtggaatAACACAACAAAGCTAAAATTCTCCCTTCTTTCTGATTCATCAttaatgtgtgttgtgttcactgcGTAGGAGGATCCTGAAGAAGGTGTCGCTTACGCCTCCGTCAGCTTCACCAAGAATTGTAACAGCAAAGTCAAGGTAAGcgctctgattggacacacaacTGTTCATTTATATTGAGCTGTCGAGACATTTTAAGCTTGGGGGTGAAAGGTCACAGGGGAGGGATAATAACTTGTTCTCAAAATATATTCATCCTGTTCTCACAACATAATGATATTGTGCACACAAGGTAATCAATTTTCACAAGATTAATAACTAGTTCCCAAAATATGAATATCTtgtctgacaaaaaaacaacttatggGGAGAtggtggcctagcggttaggtcgtgCCCCCtgtatggaggctttagtccaggttcaagtctgacctgcggctcctttcctgcatgtcttctccactctctctccacaagttcctactctatccactgtcctatcagaTGAAGGCTAAaagctgaaaaaataaatcttaataaaaaagaaacctgtGACTGAAAGATGAATATCATGTGTGCCAAAGATAAAACCTTGTATCTACAAAATGATTGATTTATGCCCACAAGATAGTCGTTCCCAAAAGACTAGTATCTTAACTTGTTCCCTCAggatgtgttaatgtgtgtacaAGATAAATAACTGTTGGCTCATTTGGATCCATTACTGATCATTTATAAAGAAACTCTATATTTAGGGTGTATGCATGTTTTAAACCACGTTATGAGTTTGTTATTGTAAagtgctttttgtgttttgtttggccTCAGGATCCTGCTTTGTTTGTTGCTTGCATCTTAATTTCAATGTGTTGAAATATGCTGAGTCATGTCCTGTTCTGATATGTTTCCTGCTGATTCTCGTATCCATAAGgctgatgatgacgatgaaggTGAAGCTGTGACGTACAGCACTGTGAGAGTTTCCTCCCCTGATGCTGAAGCCTCCGTTGATCCCAGCGGCCTCTATGCCACCATCAACAAACCAAACAATGGAGAGACAAACGGATAGTTATCATGTCATTAATCTGATATCATATGTATATCTTTAGAGAAGAGTTTCATACTCTCACTTGGTACTTATTGCTTATTCTATTATTTCcatgttattttatattttatgtatatatttgttaGAATGTATTTAAATTCCAGCAAGACTGAGATCATTTTGTTTGGACCACAGCACCTGACTAAGCAagtactgccatctgctggtacCCTAGTAGACCACATCAAACCTGCTGCTAAACATCTGGGTGTCTGGTTTGACAGCAACTTAAATTTTGAGCAGCTCACAACAAAGCTTGTACAGTCTTGTTTTTATCAGCTCAgaaatatttctaaaatgttttagat
The Labrus bergylta chromosome 15, fLabBer1.1, whole genome shotgun sequence DNA segment above includes these coding regions:
- the LOC136182762 gene encoding tripartite motif-containing protein 16-like, with product MVPSPLDLQFEDGCNQQELHSHMHIHMLCRSEVKLVFSYEEVKLRQSLLPRGEMAQKGVQLSRETFSCSICLDLLKDPVTLSCGHSYCMKCIKSHWDTEDEKTVYSCPQCRQTFTARPDLRKNTMLADLVEELKKTGLQAAPADHCYAGSEDVACDVCTGRKLKACKSCLQCLASYCEKHLQPHYEAAPFKKHKLVEPSKKLQENVCSRHDEAMKICRTDQQSICYLCSEDKHKGHDTVSAAAERSEKQRELEVSRQNIQQRIQDREKDVKLLQQEVEAINDSADKTVGNSEKMFTELIHLMEKRRSDVKQQVRSQQQTEVSRVRELQEKLEQEITELKRRDAEMKKLSHTQDHNQFLHDYPSLSPLSESTHSSSIKIRPLRYFEDVTEAVSEVRDKLQDVLREKWTNISQTVTEVNVLLSEPEPKTRAEFLKYSCDITLDPNTVNTELLLSDGNRKVTLTSQTNPYSSHPDRFTEWCFQVLSKKSLTGRCYWEVKKRGRGVSVAVTYKNISRAESSNECRFGRNDKSWALYCNNNRYNFYYNNVKTRVSGPWSSRVGVYLDHRAGILSFYSISETMTLLHRVQTTFTQPLHAGLGLDLCCFGDSAELCKLK